CGTCAGCGCCGCCGCCAGCTTCGCCACCTGGCGGCTGGCCGTCTCGCCCTGCTTGAGCGCGCGCGCCTGCTCCGCCATGCCGCGCGAGGACTGGGCCACCTCCTTGCGCGTCTCCTCCATGGCCCGCGTCACCTCCGCGGCCGCCTTGGCCTGCTCGGCCAGTCCGCCCAGCGTGCGCTGGGTGGAGGTGGCCAGGTCCTGCGCCAGCACGCCCACGCCCGCCACCTCCTTGCCCTGCGCGGCCACCACGGCGCTCACGCCCTGCACCAGCTGGCGCATCTGCGCGCCGCCCCTGGACAGGTCCGCCGCCGCCGCGGCCTGCTCCTGCACCGCCCGCGACACCTTCTGCGCCACCTCCGCGAGCTGCCCGTTGGCGCGCACCATGTCGCGCAGCGCCCGCGCCTGCTCCGCGGTGGCCTGCGTCGTCTGCCGCGCCATGCGCCGCATCTCCGAACCACCCTGCGCCAGCGACTGCGCCGCCTGGGCCTGCTCCGCCGCCGAGGAGGCGATGACGCGCCCCTGCTCGCTCAACTTCACCGTGCCCTGCGCCAGCGACTGCACCGCCTGCACCTGCTCATTCGTGGCGCGGCTCACCTCGCGCACGTTCTGCCCCAGGTCGTCCACGCCCTTGAGGATGGTGCTCAGCGCCCGCTCCGCTTCCGTCACCAGCGCCGCGCCCTCGTCCGCCGCGCGCACGCCCTCGCCGGTGGCCATGGCCGCCTCGCGCGCCGTGGTCTGCAGGCCCCGGACGATCTTCGCCACGTCGGAGCTGGCCGCCGCCGCCCGGTCCGCCAGCGCGCGAATCTCCTCCGCCACCACCGCGAAGCCGCGCCCGTGCTCCCCCGCGCGCGCCGCCTCGATGCTGGCGTTGAGCGACAGCAGGTTGGTGCGGTCGGCGATGAGGTTGATGGTCTGGACGATGTCGCCAATCTCCTCGGCGCGCTTGCCCATCTCCTTCATCACCCCGGACGACTCGACGATGGACTGGCGGATGCGGGTGAAGCCGGCGATGGAGCGCGCCACCGTGGCGCCGCCCTCCCGCGCGGTCCCTCCCACGCGCTCCGCCGTGGCGCGGGCCTCCTCCGTCATCTGCGCCACCCGCTTCGTGGACACCTCCAGCTGGCCGGACGCGCTGGCGCTGCTGGAGGCCAGCTGGTTGATGGACTCCGACGCGCGCGCCACCGACTGCGCCGAACGCGCCAGCTGCTCGATGGTGGCCGCGTTGGCGTCCACCACGGCGGCGTTCTTCTCCGCGGTGGCGGCCACCTCCTCCACGCTGGCGGCCACCTCCTCCACGCTCGACGCGGTGGCGGTCGCGTGCGACTCCAGCACGCGCGCGCTCTCCGCCACGCCCCGCACGCTGCGCGCCAGCTCCTCCGCCGTGGACGCCGTCTCCTCCACGCCGGAGGCCATCTGCGTGGCGTCGCGCGCCACGTCCCCCAGGGACTTGCCCAGCCCCACCACCGCGCCCGCCACCTGCGCCACGCGCTCGCCCACCGCCTGGGCGTCCGTGGCCAGCCGGGAGATGCCCTTGGACATCTCCTCCATCGTCGCCGCCACCTGCTCGGTGGACGCGGCGCCGGACTGGTTGCGCGTCACCAGCTCCTGCACGGTGGCGCTCATCTCCGTCATGGAGGCCAGCAGCTCCTCGCTGGAGGCCGCCAGGTCCTCCGCGCTCGCGTTGACGCCCTTGACGGAGCGCGACGCCTCCTCGAGCGTCGCGGCGGTGGTGTCCGCCTCCGCCGCCAGGTGGGCCGCGTCCTTGCGCATGCTCGCCACCGACGCGTTGATCTCCTGCACGGCGCCCGCGGTGGACTCCGCCTCCTGCTGCACCCCGCGCGCGGACTCGCTCACCGAACGCTGGTTGCGCAAGAGCGACTGCAGGCCCCGCGCCGAGTCCTCCACGTGGGCGGCCACGGACTCCAGCGCCGCGCGCACCTGCTCGGAGGCGGCGGCCTGCTCGTTGCCGGAGGCGGCCAGCCGCCCGGCGAGCGCCTCCACGTCCCGCACCAGGCTGGCGCCCTCCCGAGCCCCCCGCGTCGCGCCCTCCACCAACCCCCGCACGGCCTCCTGGCCCGCCGAGCCGTTACCGCTGTCCGTCGCCATCCGGCGTCTCCTCCCCGATGACCCGGGGGAAATCGATGAGCATCACCAGCCGCGGGCCCACCTGGGCCACGGCCTTCACGAAACCCTGGGCGCCCTCCATCACCAGCGGAGGCGGCGGCTTGAACTGCCCTGGCTCCAGCTTCAGCACCTCGCGAGCGCTGTCCACCAGCAGACCCACCGTCCGCCCCCCGAGCTGGCCCACCACCACGCGCGAGTCGAGCGAGCGCTCCACGGCCGGCAGCCCGAAGCGCGCCCGCGCGTCCACCACCGGGATGACCCGGCCGCGCACCTGCACCAGCCCCGCGACGTGGGCGGGCGCCCCGGGCACGGGCGTGGCCCCGGTGTACGACTCCATCTGCAGGACCTCCGACGCGGGCAGCACGTACTCGGCCCCATCCACCTTGAACACGACGTGCAGCACGCTCATGACGCGCGCTCCTCTCGCCCCCCGGCGCCCGAGCGTCGGGCCGCGCCCAGCGCCGCCAGGTCCAGCACGAGCGTGGGGCGTCCGTCCCCCAGGTCGGTCGCCCCCGCCACCCCGGGGACGCGCACGAGCGGGTCCTCGAGGGGCCGCAAGACGATCTCCTGCTGGCCCAGGAGACGGTCCACGCCGAACGCCACCAGCTCGCCGCGCTGGCGCACCAGCAGCCCGCGAGGGGGCGCGCCGTCATCCGCGGCCCGCCCCAACAGCCGCGCCAGCGGCAAGAGCGGCACCGCGGCGCCGCGCCGCTCCACCAGCGCCACGCCCTGGGAGCCCGCCGGCCGCACCACGCGGCCCGGCTCCACCTCGAACAGCTCCTCCACGGAGCCCACCGCCACCGCGTAGCGCAGCCCCGCGCACTCGAAGACGATGGCGTCCAGCAGGGTGATGGTCAGCGGCACGCGCAACAGGAAGGTGGAGCCCGCGCCCGGACGCGTGTCCAGGTGCAGCTCGCCCCCCAGCTGGTCGACGACGATGCGCCGCACGATGTCCATGCCCATGCCGCGCCCGCTGGTGGAGGTGACCTCCTCGCGCGTGGAGAAGCCCGGCCGGCACAACAGCTCCAGCAGCGCGTCCCCCGTCGAGGGCACCTGCGCCACGCCCGCGCGGCGGGCCACCGCCGCCGCGTCCACGCCGCGCCCGTCGTCCTCCACCGTGAGGTCCACCCACCCGCTGGCGCGCGCGTGACAGGCCAGGCGCACCCGGCCCTCCGGGGCCTTGTCCGCGGCGCGGCGCTCCTCGGGCGACTCCAGCGCGTGGTCCACGGCGTTGCGCACCAGGTGCACGAGCGCGGGCAGGAGCCGGTCCGCCACCGCCTTGTCCAGCTCCGTGTCCCCCACGTCCAGCTCCAGCCGCACCGCCTTGCCCGTGCTGCGGCGCAGGCCGCGCACCAGCAGCGGCAGCCTCTCCAGCATGTCGCCCACGCGCACCATGCGCAGGCGCAGGACGGCCGCGCGCATGTCGCGCAGCTGGCGCCCGTTCTCCTGGAGGATGGCGCGCAGCTCGCGCGTGGGCGCCCCCGCGGCCGTCAGGTCCGCCACCGCGCGCTGGAGCCGCGAGCGGTTGACGACGAGCGCCGCCAGCCGCTCCAGCGCCTCGTCCAGCCGAGACACCTCCACGCGCAGCGTGCCCCCCGCGCGGCGCGCCTCCTCGGGCTCCTCCTCCAGCGGCTCCGCGCTCCCCTCGGTCGACGGGGCGGACGCTGGCGCCGCCGGGGGCGCGGGCCGGGACAGCGACACCACGCTCGCGGGCTCGCCTCCGGCCGCATCCAGCAGGACGGTGTCCGTGGCGTCGGTGAGCAGGAGCAGCGCGAAGGTGAGCGAGCCGCCGCCCGGCGTCGGGCCCGCCACGGGGATGACCTTGACGAGGTCGCCCAGCGCTGCCACCTGCTCGCGCACGCTGTTGATGGTGAGCCCGCGCGCGGCCCGGTCCGCGCCGGGGATGAAGTCCAGCCGCACCGCGCGCTTGCCGCCGGTGGCGCCCAGGCTCAGCTGCTCCCGCTCGGCCGGCCCCAGGCGCGAGGCGAGCGCCTTCTCCTCGTCGAGCAGCCGGGGCGCCGCGGCGGCGCTCCCCTGCGTCGCTCCGGCGGGCTCCAGGGACTCGAGCCGCTCGGCGAGGCCCGCCGGCACGGGCGCGGCGGGCTTGCCGGCGGCCAGCTGGCGGATGCGCTGCTCCACCGCGCGCAGGCCCTCCAGCAGCGGCTCCACGCTGCTCTCCGGCAGCCGGCCTCCCGCCTGGTCCGCCTGGCGCAGCGACGTCTCCATCCAGTGGGCGATGGAGACGATGGGCTCCACGTCCACCATGGCGGACAAGCCCTTGATGGTGTGCAGCGCGCGGAACAGCTCGCGCACGGACTTGGGGTGGGCCGCGCCACGGCGCGCGCTGGCCTCCACCGCCAGCAGGTGGCGGTGGGCCGAGTCGAGCAGCTCCTCCACCTCCGCCAGGTAGGCGGGGAGGAAGTCCGCGAGGTCCACCGAGGCGGTCAAGCCCGCTTCTCCTCCAGCAGCCGCTTCGCCTCGGAGAGGATGGCGTCCGGGGTGAAGGGCTTGGTCATGAATCGGTCCGCGCCGGCGGAGAGCGCCCGCGCGCGCGACGCCTCGTCTCCCCGGGTGGTGACGATGATGATGGGCAGCTGGCGCAGCCGGTCCTGCCCGCGCACGAACTCCACGACCTCGATGCCGCCGATGTCCGGCATGTTCAGGTCCAGCACCAGCAGGTCGTACGGGTTGAGGGACAGCCGCTCGATGGCCTCCAGGCCGCTGGAGGCATGGGTGAACCCCAGCCCCGGATAGGGCCGCAGGCACGCGACGACCATGTCGCGCATCACCTTGCTGTCATCGACGACGAGCAC
The genomic region above belongs to Myxococcus stipitatus and contains:
- a CDS encoding response regulator produces the protein MPEVLVVDDSKVMRDMVVACLRPYPGLGFTHASSGLEAIERLSLNPYDLLVLDLNMPDIGGIEVVEFVRGQDRLRQLPIIIVTTRGDEASRARALSAGADRFMTKPFTPDAILSEAKRLLEEKRA
- a CDS encoding methyl-accepting chemotaxis protein, whose protein sequence is MATDSGNGSAGQEAVRGLVEGATRGAREGASLVRDVEALAGRLAASGNEQAAASEQVRAALESVAAHVEDSARGLQSLLRNQRSVSESARGVQQEAESTAGAVQEINASVASMRKDAAHLAAEADTTAATLEEASRSVKGVNASAEDLAASSEELLASMTEMSATVQELVTRNQSGAASTEQVAATMEEMSKGISRLATDAQAVGERVAQVAGAVVGLGKSLGDVARDATQMASGVEETASTAEELARSVRGVAESARVLESHATATASSVEEVAASVEEVAATAEKNAAVVDANAATIEQLARSAQSVARASESINQLASSSASASGQLEVSTKRVAQMTEEARATAERVGGTAREGGATVARSIAGFTRIRQSIVESSGVMKEMGKRAEEIGDIVQTINLIADRTNLLSLNASIEAARAGEHGRGFAVVAEEIRALADRAAAASSDVAKIVRGLQTTAREAAMATGEGVRAADEGAALVTEAERALSTILKGVDDLGQNVREVSRATNEQVQAVQSLAQGTVKLSEQGRVIASSAAEQAQAAQSLAQGGSEMRRMARQTTQATAEQARALRDMVRANGQLAEVAQKVSRAVQEQAAAAADLSRGGAQMRQLVQGVSAVVAAQGKEVAGVGVLAQDLATSTQRTLGGLAEQAKAAAEVTRAMEETRKEVAQSSRGMAEQARALKQGETASRQVAKLAAALTRATDEQSQALAALVKGADEVRRVAKGTARALDEQSEALAGLSGSAQRQASGVASVARASAEAATLTEALARGVEEMRARTREVVATTAQQARVAAGGASEIREVAGRLGALSRLQAEQVDDLARLSGALLGESRTGDASASRNPEQKT
- a CDS encoding chemotaxis protein CheW; this translates as MSVLHVVFKVDGAEYVLPASEVLQMESYTGATPVPGAPAHVAGLVQVRGRVIPVVDARARFGLPAVERSLDSRVVVGQLGGRTVGLLVDSAREVLKLEPGQFKPPPPLVMEGAQGFVKAVAQVGPRLVMLIDFPRVIGEETPDGDGQR
- a CDS encoding chemotaxis protein CheA; protein product: MTASVDLADFLPAYLAEVEELLDSAHRHLLAVEASARRGAAHPKSVRELFRALHTIKGLSAMVDVEPIVSIAHWMETSLRQADQAGGRLPESSVEPLLEGLRAVEQRIRQLAAGKPAAPVPAGLAERLESLEPAGATQGSAAAAPRLLDEEKALASRLGPAEREQLSLGATGGKRAVRLDFIPGADRAARGLTINSVREQVAALGDLVKVIPVAGPTPGGGSLTFALLLLTDATDTVLLDAAGGEPASVVSLSRPAPPAAPASAPSTEGSAEPLEEEPEEARRAGGTLRVEVSRLDEALERLAALVVNRSRLQRAVADLTAAGAPTRELRAILQENGRQLRDMRAAVLRLRMVRVGDMLERLPLLVRGLRRSTGKAVRLELDVGDTELDKAVADRLLPALVHLVRNAVDHALESPEERRAADKAPEGRVRLACHARASGWVDLTVEDDGRGVDAAAVARRAGVAQVPSTGDALLELLCRPGFSTREEVTSTSGRGMGMDIVRRIVVDQLGGELHLDTRPGAGSTFLLRVPLTITLLDAIVFECAGLRYAVAVGSVEELFEVEPGRVVRPAGSQGVALVERRGAAVPLLPLARLLGRAADDGAPPRGLLVRQRGELVAFGVDRLLGQQEIVLRPLEDPLVRVPGVAGATDLGDGRPTLVLDLAALGAARRSGAGGREERAS